A part of Ancylothrix sp. D3o genomic DNA contains:
- a CDS encoding type II toxin-antitoxin system HicB family antitoxin, which yields MRQQFTGIIEKEGDGYVALCPELDIASQGETVEEARRNLIEALELFFECADASEIERRLVADFLG from the coding sequence ATGCGGCAACAGTTCACTGGCATTATTGAAAAGGAAGGGGATGGTTATGTGGCGCTTTGTCCTGAACTTGATATCGCAAGTCAGGGTGAGACTGTGGAGGAGGCGCGGCGGAATCTTATTGAGGCTTTGGAGTTGTTTTTTGAATGTGCGGATGCTTCGGAAATTGAACGCCGGTTAGTTGCCGATTTTTTGGGGTGA
- a CDS encoding YidH family protein, with product MSNNEEIGRKKVDRQQQHQANERTFLAWLRTSIALIGFGFATARFGLFLRQLQASVTGESLPDRSFLSSQTLGVGLVVVGVSLIALGALRYNQVFWQIERDDYRPNRLFVWVTACFVMVLGLLSVPLLLLRESGRPVRKGGDVGSKVFRGAGFDGVNKARK from the coding sequence ATGAGTAATAATGAGGAAATTGGGAGGAAGAAGGTAGACCGGCAGCAGCAACATCAGGCGAATGAAAGGACGTTTTTGGCTTGGTTGAGGACTTCTATTGCTTTGATTGGTTTTGGGTTTGCTACTGCTCGTTTTGGGTTGTTTTTGCGTCAGTTACAGGCGAGTGTGACGGGGGAAAGTTTGCCGGATCGTTCGTTTTTGAGTTCGCAGACTTTGGGGGTGGGTTTGGTTGTGGTTGGGGTGAGTTTAATTGCTTTGGGGGCGTTGCGATATAATCAGGTTTTTTGGCAGATTGAAAGGGACGATTACCGGCCTAATCGTTTGTTTGTTTGGGTGACTGCTTGTTTTGTTATGGTTTTGGGTTTGTTGAGTGTTCCTTTGCTTTTGTTGCGTGAGTCTGGGAGGCCGGTTAGAAAGGGGGGTGATGTGGGTTCTAAGGTGTTTCGAGGGGCCGGTTTTGATGGGGTGAATAAGGCTAGAAAATAA